In Paenibacillus stellifer, the DNA window AGTTAAAAGCCTTTCAATCTCTACAGGTAGGTAATAGCGCAGGAGAAAGTATCGTTAGATTAAAGAAGGAACTTAAACAGTTCATGAAGTTAGAAGAACTGACTTTTGAAATGGTACATCGTTTGGTTGATAAGATTGAAGTTCAAGCGGATGGCTCGGTGAACATTCATTACAAGTTCACTCCCACCGCTTTTCTTACGGCTTAATATACAGTGACCGACACTCCAGCCATGTGGAAAGCGTAGCGGTGTTGGTGAGGAGTTGTAGCCAACAAATAAAGCCGAGTTAAAAATCGATTAAATCCGTGATAAAACCATCAAATCGTTAAATGGAGCACGGTGTACCATGTGTTGCGCAGAGCCGATTTTCGGGATTTCCTCCAGCTTTTAAGCGTATCTCATGTGTTCTCAGGGGGACCAACAATCGGAAAAAAGCAATTTTTGATGGAGTGAACCTGTCGTTGGTTCTAATATTTTATAAAAACTATAACTGACCGCCAATACACAGTGACATCACTGGATTGGCGGTTTGTCTTATTTATGGGCTGAACCAGACTGCGGACTTGGCGCAATACCTTTAATCAGCAATTCTGTCCATTGGGCGGTATAAGGGATAATCTTTGAGTAGATGTGTGGGCTGGAAATCCCTTCAACTAAGGCTTGGAAATAAATCAAAAGAAATTCATCTGAATATTTCAGATCAACCTTGCCTTCTTTACGTCCGCGATGGAATAAATCCAGCATAATATTAAAGCTTTCCTTAGCGTATTGCTGCATCATCAAAGATAAGCCATCATCACCCTTCTTGGTGAAAAAATCCATCAGGTCTAAATAAAACTCTTTTTTGATTTTATCCAGATATTGAATCTTGTTCTGACTCATTGCGATAAGGGTTTCTTCAAAGGGTTTATTTTCGGCCATGATATCTCGGGCAGTATCCCCCATTTTATTCAGAAAATACTTAAAAACCTCGTGGATAAGATTTTCTTTACTCCCGAAATATTTGAAAATCGTTGTTTTTCCTACATTGGAGTGTTCAGCAATCTCATCCATTGTTAATTTCTCAATACCGGCCTCTGTATTCATCAAGTTAAAAGTTGCTTCTAATACTTGATTTTTCTTCTCCTGAGTCCGCTTTTCAAAACCATTCATTTATCGTTCCTGCCTTCTATATTAAGTGAATAAAAAATATTATTGGGTTGTTTAGTTCATATTTTTCTTTCATATTAATTATATAGCACTAGTTATGGGTTATCAAGCGTATGATAGTTCAAAACTAACGATTTTTAAATTGACTAAGCTAATGAAAAGGTATATAACTGAAACTGTAAATGAACTTTGGTTTAAAACAAAGCTTATATTCGAAAAATGTGAACTTCAATATAGTTAACGGTTCGTATTTTATCCGGGATTAACTTTGCTTTAAACTGGAAAGCACGTTACTAAAACTGTTTAAAGGGAGTTTTAGTGCTATGGATAAAATTGTAAATGTGCAAGGCTTGCAAAAAAAGTTCGGGAAATTTAAAGCACTGCATGATGTGACATTCACAGTAAATGCTGGGGAGGTTGTGGGCTTTATTGGGCCAAATGGCGCTGGTAAGTCAACAACGATTCGTACTTTGCTGGGAATTATCAATCGTGATGCCGGGGACGTGAAAATCTTTGGCAAGGATGTATGGAAGGACAGCCTTGAGATTCATAAGCGAATTTCTTATGTTCCAGGGGATGTGGCTCTTTGGGGCAGCTTAACAGGTGGCGAAATTATTGATCTGTTTATTAAATTACATGGCGGCGGAGACAAGAATAAACGTGACTATTTGATTAAACGTTTTGAATTGGATCCTAAGAAGAAGGCCAAAGGCTATTCAAAAGGAAATCGGCAAAAGGTCGGCTTGATTGCGGCTTTGTCCGTTGACTCCGATTTGTATATTTTCGATGAACCGACTTCTGGCCTTGACCCATTAATGGAAGCTGTCTTTCAAGATGAAGTTGAAAAAATTAAGCATGCAGGGAAAGCGATCTTACTATCTTCTCATATTTTGAGTGAAGTGGAACGTTTAGCAGATAAGGTGGTTATCATTCGTCAAGGAAAAGTCGTTGAAACCGGGACATTGGATGAATTACGTCACTTAACACGTTCTACTGTTACTTTGGTAACTGAAGGCGATGTGGTTAGGATGGCATCTGTTAACGGTGTCCATGATTTCAAACAAAAGGACAATCAAGCGACATTCTCTGCGGATAATGAATATATCAATGATATTTTGACCGAAGCGGCAAAATTGGGTGTTAAGAAGTTTGAATCTGTACCGCCAACGCTTGAAGACTTATTCATGCGGCATTATGAAGTCTAAGAGTTGGAACGGAGGAAAATGCGATGAAAGAAAAATTTGCACGTTGGAATGTACTATTTGTGCAGTATCTGAAACGTGATTGGAAAAAAATAATGATCTGGATTTTAGGTCTGGGTTTATTTTCAGCTGCTTATGTTCCAGCTTTTGAAGAAATCGGCAAGGGGCAAGGTTTGCTGGGGATGTATGAGACCTTGCAAAATCCCGCAATGATCTCAATGGTAGGGCCGACACCGGTTGACACCGCAGCTGATTATACTTTGGGTGCAATGTATGCGCACGAAATGTTGTTATTCTGTGGTTTGTTTGCGATGATTATAGCTGCTTTGCATGTTGTGAGCCATACTCGTAAAGAAGAAGATCAAGGGCTTACTGAACTGGTGCGCTCCTTTCAAGTAGGTCGTCAAGCCAATTCGTTTGCTGTGATTGCCGAAGTAGTGCTTATCAATATTTTAATGGCGCTTTTTATTGGCGGGGTTATGACTAGCTTTGGTGTAGATACGATTTCGGCCGAAGGATCATTCCTGTTTGGCGCATCAATCGGGTTAGCTGGTATTTTGGGAGCTGTGATTGCATTAGTCATGGCGCAAATTATGCCAACTTCATCCGGTGCAACGGGTTCATCGCTGGGAATTGTAGGTTTACTATACATTGTCCGTGCTGGTACGGATGTATCGAATGTTGATTTCTCAATGATCAATCCTATGAGTTGGACCTATCTGACTTATCCATTTACTGAAAATAATTGGGTTCCCCTGATTTTGGCCGTAGCCTTCAGTGTTATTGTGGTGATCATTGCTTTTGCCCTTGAGGGCGGTCGGGATATGGGGGCTGGTTATTTACCAGAAAGAGAAGGGCGTGAGGCAGCGAAAAAATCATTGTTGTCCGTACCTGGCTTGTTTATCAAGCTTAACAAAGGCATAATGATTAGCTGGTTGATTGCTTTCGTAATCATGGGAGCAGCCTATGGTTCGATTTATGGAGATATGCAGACCTTCCTTGGAAGCAATGAAATGATGAGTCAAATGTTTACGATAGCAGGGGTTTCAATCGAAGAATCGTTCACGGGGACCATCATGATGGTCATGATCGGCTTGGTTTCCATTTTGCCCATTGCTATCGTTAATAAACTTTTCTCGGAAGAATTGCGCCTGCATTTGAGCCAGCTTTATTCTAC includes these proteins:
- a CDS encoding TetR/AcrR family transcriptional regulator — encoded protein: MNGFEKRTQEKKNQVLEATFNLMNTEAGIEKLTMDEIAEHSNVGKTTIFKYFGSKENLIHEVFKYFLNKMGDTARDIMAENKPFEETLIAMSQNKIQYLDKIKKEFYLDLMDFFTKKGDDGLSLMMQQYAKESFNIMLDLFHRGRKEGKVDLKYSDEFLLIYFQALVEGISSPHIYSKIIPYTAQWTELLIKGIAPSPQSGSAHK
- a CDS encoding ABC transporter permease — encoded protein: MKEKFARWNVLFVQYLKRDWKKIMIWILGLGLFSAAYVPAFEEIGKGQGLLGMYETLQNPAMISMVGPTPVDTAADYTLGAMYAHEMLLFCGLFAMIIAALHVVSHTRKEEDQGLTELVRSFQVGRQANSFAVIAEVVLINILMALFIGGVMTSFGVDTISAEGSFLFGASIGLAGILGAVIALVMAQIMPTSSGATGSSLGIVGLLYIVRAGTDVSNVDFSMINPMSWTYLTYPFTENNWVPLILAVAFSVIVVIIAFALEGGRDMGAGYLPEREGREAAKKSLLSVPGLFIKLNKGIMISWLIAFVIMGAAYGSIYGDMQTFLGSNEMMSQMFTIAGVSIEESFTGTIMMVMIGLVSILPIAIVNKLFSEELRLHLSQLYSTKVTRTQLYWTSVILAIAAGVVGVLLASGGLGGTAISAMGDSSSMNMGDFFAAGYNFLPSVLFFTGLAALALGWAPKLGKAIYAYLGYSFALNYFGGILDLPEWFSKTAVQSWIPRMPIDKFDGATFITMTVLSIALMVFGSIGYRKRDMVEGA
- a CDS encoding ABC transporter ATP-binding protein → MDKIVNVQGLQKKFGKFKALHDVTFTVNAGEVVGFIGPNGAGKSTTIRTLLGIINRDAGDVKIFGKDVWKDSLEIHKRISYVPGDVALWGSLTGGEIIDLFIKLHGGGDKNKRDYLIKRFELDPKKKAKGYSKGNRQKVGLIAALSVDSDLYIFDEPTSGLDPLMEAVFQDEVEKIKHAGKAILLSSHILSEVERLADKVVIIRQGKVVETGTLDELRHLTRSTVTLVTEGDVVRMASVNGVHDFKQKDNQATFSADNEYINDILTEAAKLGVKKFESVPPTLEDLFMRHYEV